ACCATAAACATGAATATGATCACCACAAAACTAGTGAAATATCCATTAAAGCCGCTTTCATCATATTCACCATTGAACATAACAAGTGTCTTGATAAACGATAAATCGAGATCCGAATAAGAGAGACTAAACTCTTTAATAGTTGAGTTCGCTAAATCCGTAGAATTCGCTGAATTTGTAGAATTCGCTGAATTTGTAGAATTCGCTGAATCCGTAGAACTCGGTTTGGAAAACAGCACATAGAAGCACAAACTGAAGCTGTACAACAGCATGGAGTACTGCAACAAGCTCTTTGCGAAAGTACTGCCCACCTGGCGTAGTATGAGCATGTGCGTCGATATGGCAGGCACAGGTAGGGCACCAATAAGATTCATCAGCTTGATGCCCATCAACATGATGGCGAAGACGGCAATAATCTTTTGGATGTGGATGTGATCTTCCCACTCGATGTTTGTGAGGATGAGCATAGAAATCAAAGGGAAATCTATGAAACTGGGTCGATGCTTGACCATCTTATAAGAGAAGACTtcagcaataaaaacataacCAATCAGCACTTTGAACAGAATCATAACTATCTGTATAGGAAGCTCGTTGTTATGACGGTCAGggaatcgcaagcgaatatGGACCCACAAGATCAAACTTAAGATGATATAGATGATAAAGTGGGTGAAGAAGATGGTGGTGAGTCGACTCCACTTTAGCTTTAGAAAGCAGGTGATCAACGGATGCTCCAGCAGCGGACACAGCTCCTTCGACCGAGCCATGCAGGCAATGGGAGCAATATCAAgttcgttgtagttgttggtcATATTCAGACAGTTCATGATGATCTCGTAATCCTCGTGGCTGGTCTTCTCGCCTCGCCCAGTGATGCAGTAATCGAAATGCTCCTCCAGAAGCTTGGCATCGATATCCTCGATCAACAAGCGATTCTTGCCATTGCGCACTCCCAATCTGGCGCCCTCCCTCAAGAGCACTCTTATGGCAATCTCATTGCGACAGAGCACCGCATAATGCAAAGGCGTTTTGTGCTGATCATCGAAGTCGTTTATATACTGCCGCTGAACCTTAAGCAATTGCAGCAAACATTCCTGGTATTCGTTGCTCTCCAGGTAATTGATCAGCGGCTTCAATTTCACCTGCTTAATCATTGTTTTTAAAAGCGTGCCCTTGGGGACCAGCTTGAGATATACGCTCTTAAGCAATTGTAGAACAGTTGACCAGCTACCATCTTCGATAGCCAACTCCACAAGATACTCATTTTCCTGAGGCGAATTCTTTTCCAGGGTGGCAAGCACTGCTTCGAATGCATTCTTAGTATGCTTTGTGATGTGCTCCATAAGCAAAGCTCGcaacattttcttattatCCCAGTTTACgatgttaatttggtattgCGACAAAGTGTCGAGCATTGGCAGAATAGGCTGACTGAGTAGCGGACGCACTAGGAGATAGTAGAGCTGGTCACTTTCACCGTCGAGAGAATGCGTCAATAAAAAATCGAGTCCTTCGAGATAATTGAACCGACTGAGTTCGGGCGCTTTTAGGAACTCTAAGATCAAACTTGTTCGTTTTTCTTCCGAGATTGTTTCGTTGAGTAGCACTTGTTGCATGAGAGTTTTGCCATCTGAATCGACAATATTTGGCGAAGCACCTTGGTTCAATAGCAATCGAATGGCGATAGTGAGACGGTGGGCATTCTTTGCTTTTAGAATTTTGATTAATCTACTTAATGTTGTTTCCCCCTCGTACTTTCGATCTACATCTACTTTGACGTTGGGTCGATTCACCAGTACGTAAAGATTGTGCGCACTTCTTGAATCGATTGCATAGTGGATGGCAGCTTTATTAAGCTTCGGATTAACCTATTTAGGGTTTcacttatatatttatatatatgaatCACTATCTTATTCACTTACGTAATTGGGATCGCAGCCAGCATCGAGAGACGCTTCTATAAATCTAGCACAGTCTCTTGTTGATAGGGCTTTCTCAAAGATGGTCATTTGATTGTCCTCATCTCTTTTGAAGCTGAGGTTAGGCTGAGCTCCATGGCTGATAGCACGTTTAAATCGAACCAAATCTTTCGCTTCAAATGCATCCTCTAGCTCTTGCTGAGCATCGACTTCGCCTTTCGCCATTCCTAGTTATTTCTCAACTAAAAATTGAATCCGTAATTAGCTAAAACATATGCAAGATAGCATGGGGGTAAATTCTGAATCATTCTATAAATTTTACATTAGGGTCATATCGGTTTATGTATACCCTAAAATTTAGTTGATGAATATGTAAGAATACAGTTGAGtgcattttgaattgaatgcgttaaattaaaaattgtttttatatcaTAGCGTTAATTGGTAAAAAAAAACGGAGTTCGGTTTTATAAAGTAATCTTATACAACAGTTGATGAAAATTTCCCATgtatcaaatttgaaattatttttttcttggtGTGAATCCAAAATGCATATTTCATAATAGTTAGTtctgtataaaataaatacagcaaAGCTTCGCATATCCGACACCTTTATTAAGGGGACACTAGTCGAAAATTATCCACTAAAACGAATCAAACCAATACCAAAGGGGAACTTTTGAAAAGCTTAAGGGAAAACAGCCGTCAAtcgataaataataatgttaattattaaatgttaataatgTTCTGCCAAGAGAAATTTCACTGTATCCCGCAtctagaatttatttttattttttgttgtactgATTACTCATTTACATTGaattaaagtttataaataaattaaattattgtactTTTAGTTTTACTTCATGGTGATTAATATTATCGaatgatttatattattacttaATGATGAAGCTTcgataaacataaacatttatGTATACTATGTTCCATTTCATGTCTGACTTGTCACAAAGCCTAAATGGCAACACCTTCAAGTTTCAttcttttattaatatttttagtgtattttGTGGGTGAAAGCTTTCAAAACACgtgcaaaaaagaagaagttcattttgcggtatttttctcaaaatataccaaatatattacaaaaatactattaatatatcaaatgatatatttggtatatcgatgtagtaccgcatacaaaatataccatagacggcacaatataccagattgtcagccaaagcaactaagacccgcagtaagtagacgtttttgcccatacaaaagtatttctttaataacttcgacaattattatctgatcgcaaccaaactttcaggaatcataactactataacagttattttatataccaaaattcgcaactctagcttgttaatcgatttttttgatttgcgggggcagaagtgggcgtggcaaaaatttaaaacaaacttgatctgcgtgcaaacataacaaatgctgtcgaaaaaaattatagctctatctcttatagtctctgagatccagtgcttcatacggacggacggacagacggacagacacacagacacacacgcggacatggctagatcgtctcggctgttgttgctgatcaacaatatatatactttatagggtcggagatgcctccttctacctgttacatacatttcctgccgacacaaagttataatactcttctactcATAGGGGTAGCGGATATacttacaaattaaaacatttatgcGATTTTGTTTGGTGCGCATTAATTacacaataatttatattattacacAATAGACTTAGTGGAAAAGTGAGTATTTCAGCATAATAAGCCTTTTAGGAAGAAGTGCACAAAAAGCCTTCATAATAACTATTTGCCCAGAAACATGTAAGAAAAACATGTTATGAATTTGTATTCAAGGTAGGAATTCGGTAAAAGTGAATCGGCATCTCGAATTAATGTTGCTGGTGCTTCGCATCTCGATCGACACCGATAAATTTGTATACACGTCGGCAATGCgagaaacaaatttgatttgattttcattaagTGAAAAGTAAATTAGAAAGCCTGAGATACATTTGAATCTTTAGCATGTGAATGTCGAAACGCAGCGATATATACATAAGTGGCCTGCCACCCCCTCTGTCAACCCCTTAGCACACAACCGATACGCCGACACCAGGACACCACTTTGAGAGTGCGCTATCTGCACTCAAACTGGCTCAAGTCGATGTCAAGTGGTAGGCACCCGTGACAAGCGGCAGCGTGGCACTTCTTTATGCATATTAAGATGCGGATGATGGAATGCTGGGATGCCCGGATGCTAACTTAATTTGACTAACTagggagcgagagagcgagaaccCTTCCAGCTCCAGCAtcatgttattattattatttaaaggttaattaaaattaatactaacaCTATTGGTAAGACAATGGCAGCGAAGGCCTTCAGCTATGTACTCGCTGCGTGTTAATGGCCTTAATAAAAAGTGcaacattttgatttcatttgaaaaattataaaaatttaatttaatttaaaaaaattagaatttgactctagttttaaaatttcgGTTGTTATTCGATTATTGTCGATTTGCGAGGGCGGAAGTGGTCGtggcaaaaatgttaatgaattatagctctatagtctctgagatctaggtgtttatacGGACACACGGATGGACGGATGGACATGGCAATAACGTCTTGGCTATTAATGCTgataaagaatatacatataatatacacGTAAATCTttcttaatgaaatttaagccaattaagttgcaaattttaatgaaagaagatagataatatttattggttaataataatgaacaaattagtaaatctttttatttttgcttttataaattgttgttaattaatCAATTGGCTGGATTCTTTAAGTCCAACTGGGTTTTCATCTCCATCAACAGCTTCCTGATATCCTCCTGTCGTTGTTCTATGAACTCTTCGCGTTGTTCGTCGAcatcttttttcctttttctttaataattgtaAGAGCTCGGATAACAGTCTGCttgtcaatttttattttatttgacacACAAGACTGGCAGAATGTTTCTTCATAGTCATCCACTTCAGCATTGCAACGGGAGTGCAAATCCTCCGTCTCATCCATTTTAGATTCGGAACCGATTGCACCATCTTCATGATCGGTACTTACTTTAACTAAGACGACGTTTTCTCCTTCAACCTCAAGTCTTTCATTACTCTGATTTCTATAACTTTCACTGAACACCTCTGCCCTATTCCCTTGGTTTGGAAATATGGATACATAGCCATAGGTAGATTTAGCGTGGATTCCcatcattttattaaagaagCGAAGCAAACGTTCCAATCGAGGTGAATTCCCGCTTAAGAGTCCTTCATAGCTGTACAACAGATTTGTTCGACAAATGGCAGCATTGAGTTCCACTTGAGCCCGAATAGTCTTTGAAGCATAAGATAAACAGTAAATTAAGcacaattaaaacaagtaagaaggcGAGAGTCtagtatattgatgtagtacAATTGATATAGAACTAATTCCAAAATAATCCAGATTGttaaccaaagcaactaagacacgtaggcgtttttgcactttcaaaagtatttcttaaatacctttttcaatttttatccgatcgcaaccaaatgaaattataaaaactatagCTATTCTTGTCTGCACCAAAATTTGGGACTCTAGTTTtaaagttacgcttgttattcgatttttatcgaTATGAGTggacggaagtgggcgtggtaaaattttgaaacaaatttgattggcgtgcaagcataacaaGAGCTGTCGAAAAAAGTTATCTATCTCTTAGATCTCTCTCTCCCTGAGATCTAGGTATTCATACGGACGGTCAGACTGACAGACGGTTATGGCTATAACATCtcggctgatcaagaatatatataatttatggggtcggagatgccttctacCTTTAGGGTAGCGGGTGCAAAAAACCAGTAATATACagtcgactatgagatacccactccccattatcaataaaatcttaataacctctaaattaataaatactacGAATTGAatgctacatttaaaatataccacagagtacaaaaATACCACATCATCAAAACAATTAACATCCTTTTTTGAGAGTCACATGGATGGTCATGACTATAATTTCTTGGTTATTAACGCTGATATTTTGCGGAGTCGATAGTGCCTCCTTTTGCcttttataaatgtataaataaatgtattagctatcaagttataatactcttctaccctacGGGATGTCTGGATACAGTGCTTTCAGGTCTTTCAATTTCTGAGATAAACACGGCTAAAAGAACAAGTGGGACGCGACGGCATGTCTAACATCTATTTTTAGGGTCACGGAATTTCACTCACCTGGGTATCGTCAACAGCCAGGCCACCCAGCAAATTTGTCAGGACCATGACCATAAACATGAATATGATCACCACAAAACTAGTGAAATATCCATTAAAGCAGCTTTCATCATATTCACCATTGAACATAACAAGTGTCTTCATAAACGATAAATCGAGTTTCGCAAAGAAGAGACTGAAATCATTATCTGTTGCGTTCGCTGAAGCGGTTAAGTTCACTGAATCCGTAGAATTTGCTGAATCCGTAGAATTCGCTGAAGCCGTATAATTCGCTGAATTTGTAGAGCTCGGTTTGGAAAATAGCACATAGAAGCACAAGCTGAAGCTGATCAACAGCATGGAGTACTGCAACAAGCTCG
This DNA window, taken from Drosophila nasuta strain 15112-1781.00 chromosome 2L, ASM2355853v1, whole genome shotgun sequence, encodes the following:
- the LOC132784820 gene encoding transient receptor potential cation channel protein painless-like, which encodes MAKGEVDAQQELEDAFEAKDLVRFKRAISHGAQPNLSFKRDEDNQMTIFEKALSTRDCARFIEASLDAGCDPNYVNPKLNKAAIHYAIDSRSAHNLYVLVNRPNVKVDVDRKYEGETTLSRLIKILKAKNAHRLTIAIRLLLNQGASPNIVDSDGKTLMQQVLLNETISEEKRTSLILEFLKAPELSRFNYLEGLDFLLTHSLDGESDQLYYLLVRPLLSQPILPMLDTLSQYQINIVNWDNKKMLRALLMEHITKHTKNAFEAVLATLEKNSPQENEYLVELAIEDGSWSTVLQLLKSVYLKLVPKGTLLKTMIKQVKLKPLINYLESNEYQECLLQLLKVQRQYINDFDDQHKTPLHYAVLCRNEIAIRVLLREGARLGVRNGKNRLLIEDIDAKLLEEHFDYCITGRGEKTSHEDYEIIMNCLNMTNNYNELDIAPIACMARSKELCPLLEHPLITCFLKLKWSRLTTIFFTHFIIYIILSLILWVHIRLRFPDRHNNELPIQIVMILFKVLIGYVFIAEVFSYKMVKHRPSFIDFPLISMLILTNIEWEDHIHIQKIIAVFAIMLMGIKLMNLIGALPVPAISTHMLILRQVGSTFAKSLLQYSMLLYSFSLCFYVLFSKPSSTDSANSTNSANSTNSANSTDLANSTIKEFSLSYSDLDLSFIKTLVMFNGEYDESGFNGYFTSFVVIIFMFMVMVLTNLLGGLAVDDTQTIRAQVELNAAICRTNLLYSYEGLLDGNWPRLERGLRIFKKLMRIHAESTYGYVSIFPNQENRVEVYSQRHRNQSIESLADEGDNVLLGKVFIDHEDGASGSESEMDEAEDLNLHFNKEVDANEVTFSQPCVSNKHHSYDNITIDNQTVVRALKIIKEKEKKRC